In the genome of Streptomyces sp. V2I9, one region contains:
- a CDS encoding cobalamin B12-binding domain-containing protein, whose translation MGVTGPIRVVVAKPGLDGHDRGAKVIARALRDAGMEVIYTGLHQTPEQIVDTAIQEDADAIGLSILSGAHNTLFAKVIELLKAREAEDIKVFGGGIIPEDDIAPLKELGVAELFTPGATTTEIVTWVNANVRQTAQT comes from the coding sequence ATGGGTGTGACCGGTCCGATCCGTGTGGTGGTGGCCAAGCCGGGGCTCGACGGCCACGACCGCGGGGCCAAAGTCATCGCGCGGGCGTTGCGGGACGCGGGCATGGAGGTGATCTACACGGGGCTCCACCAGACGCCCGAGCAGATCGTCGACACGGCGATCCAGGAGGATGCCGACGCCATCGGCCTCTCCATCCTCTCCGGGGCGCACAACACGCTGTTCGCCAAGGTGATCGAGCTGCTGAAGGCCCGTGAGGCGGAGGACATCAAGGTCTTCGGCGGCGGGATCATCCCGGAGGACGACATCGCCCCGCTGAAGGAACTGGGCGTCGCCGAGCTGTTCACGCCGGGGGCGACGACGACCGAGATCGTCACCTGGGTCAACGCCAACGTCCGCCAGACCGCCCAGACCTGA
- a CDS encoding SWIM zinc finger family protein gives MQLSHGGETSPTGGPVARWSVDQVLALAPDAASRTAGTRLGAAGPWSGTGCDGTGAVWGLCEGSGNTPYRTVVDLTGPAYHCTCPSRKFPCKHALGLLLLRASDEAAFRRGEVADWAAAWIEGRRTRTAERGRSSGGAGTTRGPADPAAARKRAERRAERVTDGARELEQRLSDLLRGGLAATERSGYGLWEETAARMVDAQAPGLAARVRELGAITGSGPGWPVRLLEECGLLHLLDTAWLGRERLPEPLAATVRTRVGLPVSAEGPPVRDHWSILAQYDIPDGKIVARRIWLYGRESGRTALLLSFGAAGRPPAYALPVGTAIDAELTPYPGGGQLRAELGEQFGAVAPAAPPPGIAPADAPAVYGHALREDPWLDACPVTLRDVIPVPSRDGWQMADAHADTALPIAPAALSRPGLWKLVALSGGGPVTVFGEVGHRGFDPFAAWEPGEPEEGKERPAAVGPVVQLI, from the coding sequence ATGCAGCTATCTCACGGGGGAGAGACCTCGCCCACCGGCGGACCGGTGGCGCGCTGGTCGGTGGATCAGGTGCTGGCCCTGGCGCCTGACGCGGCATCACGCACGGCGGGTACGCGGCTCGGCGCGGCCGGCCCCTGGTCCGGCACGGGCTGCGACGGGACGGGGGCGGTGTGGGGCCTGTGCGAGGGGAGCGGGAACACGCCGTACCGGACGGTGGTCGATCTCACCGGCCCGGCGTACCACTGCACGTGCCCCAGCCGGAAGTTCCCGTGCAAGCACGCCTTGGGGCTGTTGCTGCTGCGGGCGTCGGACGAGGCCGCGTTCCGGCGGGGGGAGGTGGCCGACTGGGCGGCGGCGTGGATCGAGGGCCGGCGCACCCGCACGGCGGAGAGGGGCCGGTCCTCGGGGGGCGCCGGCACCACGCGGGGCCCGGCCGATCCCGCCGCCGCCAGGAAGCGGGCGGAGCGCCGCGCCGAGCGCGTCACGGACGGGGCGCGGGAGTTGGAGCAGCGCCTGTCCGACCTGCTGCGCGGCGGCCTCGCCGCGACCGAACGCTCGGGTTACGGCCTGTGGGAGGAGACCGCCGCCCGCATGGTCGACGCCCAGGCTCCCGGTCTCGCCGCCCGCGTGCGGGAGTTGGGAGCGATCACCGGGTCCGGCCCCGGCTGGCCGGTCCGGCTGCTGGAGGAGTGCGGCCTGCTCCATCTGCTGGACACGGCCTGGCTCGGCCGGGAGCGGCTGCCGGAGCCGCTGGCCGCCACCGTGCGGACGAGAGTGGGGCTCCCCGTGTCCGCCGAAGGCCCTCCGGTCCGGGACCACTGGTCGATCCTCGCGCAGTACGACATCCCGGACGGCAAGATCGTCGCCCGGCGGATCTGGCTGTACGGGCGGGAATCGGGCCGCACCGCCCTGCTGCTCTCGTTCGGCGCGGCAGGGCGTCCCCCGGCGTACGCGCTGCCGGTGGGCACGGCGATCGACGCCGAGCTGACGCCGTATCCGGGTGGCGGGCAGCTCCGCGCGGAGCTGGGCGAGCAGTTCGGGGCGGTGGCCCCGGCCGCTCCCCCGCCGGGGATCGCCCCGGCGGACGCACCCGCGGTCTACGGGCACGCCCTGCGGGAGGACCCCTGGCTGGACGCCTGCCCGGTCACCCTGCGCGACGTCATACCCGTGCCGTCCAGGGACGGTTGGCAGATGGCGGACGCCCACGCCGATACCGCGCTGCCGATCGCCCCGGCGGCGCTGTCCCGGCCGGGGCTGTGGAAGCTCGTCGCCCTGTCCGGAGGCGGGCCCGTCACGGTGTTCGGCGAGGTCGGCCACCGGGGCTTCGACCCGTTCGCGGCCTGGGAACCGGGCGAGCCGGAGGAGGGGAAGGAGAGGCCCGCCGCAGTCGGGCCGGTGGTCCAGCTGATCTGA